The following are from one region of the Gemmatimonadota bacterium genome:
- the rplQ gene encoding 50S ribosomal protein L17 encodes LITFGKRRDLHARRQVLRVIRNESVVAKLFGPLADRYADRPGGYTRIVRVGHRQGDAADMSILELIDREGPAEDQAEEKAEEKAEENKEETTEEEETD; translated from the coding sequence GCTCATCACCTTCGGGAAACGCAGAGACCTGCACGCCCGGCGGCAGGTGCTCCGGGTCATCCGCAACGAATCCGTGGTCGCGAAGCTGTTCGGTCCGCTGGCCGACCGCTACGCCGACCGGCCCGGTGGCTACACGCGCATCGTACGCGTCGGGCACCGGCAGGGCGACGCCGCCGATATGTCGATACTCGAATTGATCGACCGGGAGGGTCCGGCGGAGGACCAGGCCGAAGAGAAGGCCGAAGAGAAAGCCGAAGAAAACAAGGAAGAGACGACGGAGGAGGAAGAGACGGACTGA